Within the Achromobacter spanius genome, the region ATCGCGCGCTTGGCGGTGATGAAGCACAGTTGGGCGATGTCGGCGTGTTCTTCCGGGCTGAGGTCCAGCGCGCGGATGGGCTTGGCTTCGTTCAATTGGGCCACGCACTTTTCCAGCACGGCCACGATGCGCTGCGATTCCTTGTCGCCGGAACGCGCGGTCTTCTGATGACGCTGCAGCGCTTTTTCAGCGGTTTGCATGTCGGCCAGGGCCAGCTCGGTTTCGATGACTTCGATGTCGGCAATGGGGTCGATCTTGCCGGCCACGTGAATCACGTTGGGGTCTTCGAAGCAGCGCACGACGTTGACGATGGCGTCGGTTTCGCGGATGTGCGACAGGAACTGGTTGCCCAGGCCTTCGCCCTTGCTTGCGCCGGCGACCAGGCCCGCGATGTCCACGAATTCGACGGTGGCGGACAGGATGCGCTCGGGCTTGACGATTTCAGCCAGCTTTTGCAGACGCGGATCCGGCACTTCGACCACACCGACGTTGGGTTCGATGGTGCAGAACGGATAGTTCTCGGCGGCGATGCCGGCGCGGGTCAGAGCATTGAAGAGAGTCGATTTGCCAACGTTGGGCAGGCCGACGATGCCGCATTGCAGAGCCATGGGAATCCTGTGTAAGTACGGTAGTGATCGTTAACGTTCTAGTTTACCCCGGGCGCGCCCCGGGGCAGTTTCGTCAGGGCCGGCGATACGGCCCCGCTATTTGGCGATGGATGGCGCCCAACGCATGACGGCCCAGATCATCAAAATGGGGCCGGCGTTGAACGTGGCGTGCAGCAGGATGGCCGCGCCGATGCCGCGTCGCACGCGCATCCAGCCCAGCACCAGCCCCGTCAGCCATTGCGGCAACACCAGCAGCGGCATCAGCCAGTACGGCGTCTTGCTATAGACGAAGTTGGTCAAGTGAACCGCGGCGAAAGTCAGCGCGACCAGATGGAACACCAGGCCGAAGTGCTTGAGGTAATAGCGCCGCCACGTCGTGTCCCAGCCCGTCAGCATCGTGTCGCGCGGACGCACGCCCCAGCAGGCCAGCAACATAAAAGCCGCCAGCAGCAGCCCCGTCCACAGTTGCGGGCCATACAAGACCACGGGCATCAATGCGGGCACCAACCAAAGCGCCTGCAAAGGCCGGCGCAAGCCGTAGCGAAACAGCATTTCTTCAACCAGCGGCGCCCAGATAACCGCCGTCAGCCACGGCAGGTTGGCCGGGTCGATGCGGTGGGTGGCGCCGCCCAGGCCAGCAGCCATCACGGCCACGGGACCCAGCGCAAAAAGATTCAACGCCCACAGCAACCCTGCCCAGGCCAAGAGACGCCCGGGGCGGATGCCCGGCCACCAGTCGGCCAGAAAGCCATTGCCCACACGCCCCGCCGCACGCCCCGACACGCGCGACAGCGGACGCGGGTGGCGGATGTAGCGCCAGAAATCCGCAACCTCTGAACGAAAGCGGGTTTTACCAGCGGGCGTGGACGGCGGAAGGTTGTTCATCCGGCAACGTTGCCGCTATGCAGTTGGCGCGTGGCCAGCGGGAAATCGCCTGCCAGCATCGCCGGCACCACGGCGCGGCAGCGATCAATGACGGCATCGATTTCTTTCTGCTCATCGCGCCGCGGGGGATGCAGTACGAAGTCAGCCACCTGCTGGGCCAGGCCCAGCGTGCGCGGATGGCCGATGCCGATGCGCAGCCGCCAGAAGTTGGGGCTGCCCAGCACGGCCTGTATGTCCTTCAAGCCGTTGTGCCCCGCATGGCCACCGCCTTGCTTGAGCTTGACCTGTCCGGGCAGCAGGTCCAGTTCGTCATGCAAGACCAGCACCTGTTCGGGCGCCAGCTTGTAGAAGCGCGCCAAGGCACCAACGGCCTGGCCGGATTTATTCATATAGGTGATGGGCTTGAGCAGCAGCACGTTGTCCGCACCCAGGCGCGACTTGGCGACCATGCCGAAAAAAGATTTCTCAAGCGCAAAAGAAGTGCGTAGATCGTCCGCCAGATGGTCGGCCAGCCAGAAGCCGGCGTTGTGCCGGGTCGTTTCGTAGTCGGGACCGGGGTTACCCAATCCCACAATGAGGCGTATGGGAATAGACATGATGGAGGGTGTTTAAACCAAAAAACCCTGCGCATGCAAATGCACACGCAGGGTTTCGGCACAAGCCGCGGAAAGCCCGAAGGCTTTCCGAGAAGACTTAGGCAGCCGGGGCAGCTTCTTCGGCTTCGTCGGCAGCGGCGGCACCGCCGCCCTTGACGATGGCGGCAGCCAGCAGCGGGTTGTCTTCACCGCCGTGGGGCACGTAGGTGACGCCCATGGGCAGCTTGATGTCGGCCAGGTGGATCGAAGCGCCGGCCAGGATGTTGGTCAGGTCGATTTCGATGAACTGGGGCAGAGCCTTCGGCAGGCAGGTGATTTCCAGTTCGGTCGTCACGTGGCTGATGATGGCGCCGGCCAGCTTCACAGCGGGCGAGATTTCGGCGTTGACAAAGTGCAGCGGCACCTTGGTACGCAGAGCCTGGTTGGCGTCCACGCGCTGGAAGTCCACGTGCAGGACTTGCGGCTTGTAGGCGTGCCATTGAACCGAACGCAACAACACTTGCTCATCCTTCGAGCCTTCGAGCTGCATTTGCAGGATCGATGCGTGGAATTCTTCCTTACGCAGGGCGTGATAGATCTCGTTGTGGTCGAGTTCGATGTTCAGGGGGGCAGCCGTACCACCATAGACAATGGCGGGAACGCGGCCCGCGCGGCGCAGGCGGCGGCTCGCACTCGAACCCTGGACGCTACGCGCAGTGGCGATGAATTTCATGGAAAACTCCAAAAACAAAATAAGGTGAAGAGGCTTCACCAGTTAACGGCACGGCGCGCAACATGCGCGCCGTGTTGATTGCGCCTTGCCGCGACCAGCAAGGTGCAAAAACTTGGGTGGGCTGTGTGGCCCGACCTACGCGAAGCGCGTCAGTCGACGAACAGCGAGCTGACCGATTCCGCGTTCGAGATACGCAGAATGGTCTCGCCCAACAGCGCGGCGCACGACAACTGGCGGATCTTGCCGCTGGCCTGGCCTTGCTCGGAGAGCGGGATGGTGTCGGTGACGACCAGTTCGTCCAGTTCCGACGCTTCAATGCGGTCAATGGCGCCGCCCGACAGCACGGGGTGCGTGCAATAGGCGTAAACGGCGCCGGCGCCGCGGTCTTTCAGGGCCTGGGCCGCCTTGCACAGCGTGCCGGCGGTGTCGACCATGTCGTCCATGATGATGCAGGTGCGGCCGTCGACTTCACCAATGATGTTCATCACTTCCGACACGTTGGCGCGCGGACGGCGCTTGTCGATGATGGCCAGGTCGGCTTCCAGTTGCTTGGCCAGCGCGCGGGCACGAACCACGCCGCCGATGTCCGGGGACACCACGACCAGGTTCGAGAAATTGCGGCGCCAGATGTCGCCCAGCAAGATCGGACCGGCGTAGATGTTGTCCACGGGAATGTCGAAGAAACCCTGGATCTGGTCAGCGTGCAGGTCCATCGTCAGGACGCGGTCAACGCCAGCCACTTGCAGCATGTTGGCCACGACCTTGGCCGAGATGGCGACACGCGCCGAGCGCGGGCGGCGGTCTTGGCGGGCGTAGCCGAAGTACGGAATCGCGGCGGTGATGCGGCCGGCCGACGCGCGGCGCAGGGCATCGACCATGACCATGATTTCCATCAGGTTGTCATTGGTGGGCGCACAGGTGGGCTGCAGGACGAAGACGTCCTTGCCACGCACGTTCTCGTTGATTTCGACCATCACCTCGCCGTCTGAGAAGCGACCAACGGTCATCTTGCCCAGGGACATATCGAGGTGGTTGACTACGTCCACGGCCAGCCGAGTGTTGGCCGTGCCCGTGAAGATCATGAAGCTATCGTTTGCCATGATGGATGATGCGATGGTCGTTGTAAGACACTAACGAGTGATGCGGGGTGAAAACACCAGCGGATCCGGAAAATAAAAAAGCTGCTGAACCCGGGCCAGTGTCTTACAGGCGTGTTCAACAGCTTTTTTATGTATTCGGTTGGCTGGGGAGGAAGGATTCGAACCTTCGCATGCCGGAATCAAAATCCGGTGCCTTAACCAGCTTGGCGACTCCCCAACTATCTTGCAATCCAATTCCGCAACGGATGTTCAGTTAAACCAGTACAAGCCTGCACTAACCGAAACCGTGGATGCGATGTGCTGTTTGTTTCAACAGCGCCGCGCATTATAGCGGATATTTTTGCTTTCGCCAAAACGGCTTCGGAAAGTTCAGAGAATTCGGCGAATAAACACGCGCCTGATCCCGACATGCGTACAGGGTAACCCTGTTCTGCAAGCCACCGCGATGCCCTGGAAACTTCAGGATAAAGACGGTGAACCACCGGCTCCAAGTCGTTTTTCCCGAAGGAAAAAGTTGGCGAAGCAAGAAAGTCCGCTATTGTGATGTAAGAAGAATCCCTTGTCAAATCGGGGGCTGAGAATATTCCAACCGTCGGCACGCTGCTGTCCGGTTGCGCCACCAGATAGGCGCGATCAGGCAGCGTCACGGCAGTGAGTGCCTCGCCCACGCCTTCCGCGAACGCCGATTGCCCGAACACGAAGACCGGCACGTCGGCCCCCAGGGGCAAGGCCAGATCCATGAGCTCGCGCCGCGTAAGCCCGGTGTTCCACAGCTTGTTCAACGCGATCAGCACTGTGGCCGCGTCGCTGGAACCACCTCCCAACCCACCGCCCTGCGGAATACGTTTCTCAAGGCCGATTTGCACGCCCTGGCGCGTGCCGGTGGCGTGCTGCAAGGCGCGCGCGGCACGCAAGGTCAAGTCATCGGCTTCGGACACGCCGGCAAGCTCGGTGGCCCGGCTGATGACGCCATCAGCGCGCGCGTCGAAATGCAGCGTGTCGCACAGGTCGATGAAGCGGAAGACGGTT harbors:
- the ychF gene encoding redox-regulated ATPase YchF; translation: MALQCGIVGLPNVGKSTLFNALTRAGIAAENYPFCTIEPNVGVVEVPDPRLQKLAEIVKPERILSATVEFVDIAGLVAGASKGEGLGNQFLSHIRETDAIVNVVRCFEDPNVIHVAGKIDPIADIEVIETELALADMQTAEKALQRHQKTARSGDKESQRIVAVLEKCVAQLNEAKPIRALDLSPEEHADIAQLCFITAKRAMYVGNVADDGFTNNPLLDRLTEFAAARNAPVVAICAAIESEIVDLDDADRQAFLSDMGMEEPGLNRLIRAAFKLLGLQTYFTAGVKEVRAWTVPIGATAPQAAGVIHTDFERGFIRAQTIAYEDFITYKGEQGAKEAGKMRAEGKEYIVQDGDVMNFLFNV
- a CDS encoding CPBP family glutamic-type intramembrane protease, whose product is MNNLPPSTPAGKTRFRSEVADFWRYIRHPRPLSRVSGRAAGRVGNGFLADWWPGIRPGRLLAWAGLLWALNLFALGPVAVMAAGLGGATHRIDPANLPWLTAVIWAPLVEEMLFRYGLRRPLQALWLVPALMPVVLYGPQLWTGLLLAAFMLLACWGVRPRDTMLTGWDTTWRRYYLKHFGLVFHLVALTFAAVHLTNFVYSKTPYWLMPLLVLPQWLTGLVLGWMRVRRGIGAAILLHATFNAGPILMIWAVMRWAPSIAK
- the pth gene encoding aminoacyl-tRNA hydrolase; the encoded protein is MSIPIRLIVGLGNPGPDYETTRHNAGFWLADHLADDLRTSFALEKSFFGMVAKSRLGADNVLLLKPITYMNKSGQAVGALARFYKLAPEQVLVLHDELDLLPGQVKLKQGGGHAGHNGLKDIQAVLGSPNFWRLRIGIGHPRTLGLAQQVADFVLHPPRRDEQKEIDAVIDRCRAVVPAMLAGDFPLATRQLHSGNVAG
- a CDS encoding 50S ribosomal protein L25/general stress protein Ctc, encoding MKFIATARSVQGSSASRRLRRAGRVPAIVYGGTAAPLNIELDHNEIYHALRKEEFHASILQMQLEGSKDEQVLLRSVQWHAYKPQVLHVDFQRVDANQALRTKVPLHFVNAEISPAVKLAGAIISHVTTELEITCLPKALPQFIEIDLTNILAGASIHLADIKLPMGVTYVPHGGEDNPLLAAAIVKGGGAAAADEAEEAAPAA
- a CDS encoding ribose-phosphate pyrophosphokinase, with the translated sequence MANDSFMIFTGTANTRLAVDVVNHLDMSLGKMTVGRFSDGEVMVEINENVRGKDVFVLQPTCAPTNDNLMEIMVMVDALRRASAGRITAAIPYFGYARQDRRPRSARVAISAKVVANMLQVAGVDRVLTMDLHADQIQGFFDIPVDNIYAGPILLGDIWRRNFSNLVVVSPDIGGVVRARALAKQLEADLAIIDKRRPRANVSEVMNIIGEVDGRTCIIMDDMVDTAGTLCKAAQALKDRGAGAVYAYCTHPVLSGGAIDRIEASELDELVVTDTIPLSEQGQASGKIRQLSCAALLGETILRISNAESVSSLFVD
- the ispE gene encoding 4-(cytidine 5'-diphospho)-2-C-methyl-D-erythritol kinase; protein product: MTLYDVPAPAKLNLFLHVVGRRADGYHLLQTVFRFIDLCDTLHFDARADGVISRATELAGVSEADDLTLRAARALQHATGTRQGVQIGLEKRIPQGGGLGGGSSDAATVLIALNKLWNTGLTRRELMDLALPLGADVPVFVFGQSAFAEGVGEALTAVTLPDRAYLVAQPDSSVPTVGIFSAPDLTRDSSYITIADFLASPTFSFGKNDLEPVVHRLYPEVSRASRWLAEQGYPVRMSGSGACLFAEFSELSEAVLAKAKISAIMRGAVETNSTSHPRFRLVQACTGLTEHPLRNWIAR